In one Roseburia intestinalis L1-82 genomic region, the following are encoded:
- the thiS gene encoding sulfur carrier protein ThiS, which yields MEINGKHTKLPEGTTILDYLEQNHYVLAQIAVEHNYVILDKEDYAKVVLKDDDILEIVSFMGGGC from the coding sequence ATGGAAATCAACGGAAAGCACACAAAGTTGCCGGAGGGAACAACGATACTTGATTATTTAGAGCAGAATCACTATGTGTTAGCGCAGATTGCAGTCGAGCACAACTATGTAATTTTGGACAAAGAAGATTATGCAAAAGTTGTTTTGAAGGATGACGACATTTTAGAGATTGTCAGTTTCATGGGCGGCGGTTGTTAA
- a CDS encoding thiazole synthase: MSEITKDTWKLGEHEFSSRFILGSGKYSLELIDAAVKEAKAEIVTMALRRANEGGVANILDYIPKNVTLLPNTSGARNAEEAVRIARLSRQISGSDFVKIEVIHDSKYLLPDNYETAKAVEVLAKEGFVVMPYMYPDLNAARDMQNAGAACIMPLAAPIGSNRGVCTKDFIQILIDEIDLPIIVDAGIGKPSQACEVMEMGAAAVMANTAIATAGDIPAMAAAFREAIEAGRKAYLSGCGRVKMGGASASSPLTGFLSE, from the coding sequence ATGAGCGAAATAACAAAAGATACATGGAAATTAGGAGAGCATGAGTTTTCTTCCAGATTTATATTGGGTTCCGGAAAATATTCCTTAGAACTGATCGATGCAGCAGTGAAAGAGGCAAAGGCGGAGATCGTGACGATGGCGCTGCGCCGCGCAAATGAGGGTGGTGTGGCTAATATCTTAGATTACATCCCAAAAAATGTGACACTGCTTCCAAATACATCAGGGGCGCGCAATGCGGAGGAGGCAGTTCGTATAGCAAGATTGTCAAGACAGATCAGCGGAAGTGATTTTGTAAAAATTGAGGTCATTCATGATTCGAAATATCTGCTTCCGGACAATTATGAAACAGCAAAAGCGGTAGAAGTATTAGCAAAAGAAGGATTTGTCGTGATGCCGTATATGTACCCGGATCTCAATGCGGCGCGTGATATGCAGAATGCCGGTGCAGCATGTATTATGCCGCTTGCAGCACCGATCGGTTCTAACCGAGGTGTCTGTACAAAAGATTTTATCCAGATACTGATCGATGAGATCGACCTGCCGATCATCGTGGATGCCGGTATCGGAAAGCCGTCACAGGCATGTGAAGTCATGGAGATGGGAGCTGCTGCAGTCATGGCAAATACCGCAATCGCGACGGCTGGTGATATCCCGGCGATGGCAGCTGCTTTCCGTGAAGCGATCGAAGCCGGAAGAAAGGCATACCTCTCAGGCTGTGGACGTGTCAAAATGGGAGGGGCAAGCGCATCCTCGCCGCTGACAGGATTCCTCTCTGAATAA